Proteins encoded together in one Bombyx mori chromosome 24, ASM3026992v2 window:
- the LOC119630495 gene encoding uncharacterized protein LOC119630495 produces MHVLPTAIQPRRVPNTHGELANYPSLKINSDVADKSDSIFFVVPKEPGFDSHLVINDIINANRHGLSHEVDHPQNVPNYFTDDNVKHNTESANDDAAYILYHLLRNTNNNYHSDFKEAKDSLRSALRAQCEKAKRCILQCQKNQIDCPVICKESYDEFNICAS; encoded by the exons ATGCACGTACTGCCAACCGCGATCCAGCCTCGCCGTGTTCCG AACACACACGGCGAGCTCGCGAATTATCCTTCACTGAAAATTAATTCTGACGTGGCCGATAAAAGcgattcaatattttttgttgtaccAAAGGAACCTGGGTTTGACTCGCATCTCGTCATTAATGATATCATAAATGCGAATAGACACGGTCTTAGTCATGAAGTCGATCATCCGCAGAACGTACCTAATTATTTTACAGACGATAACGTTAAACACAACACCGAATCTGCAAATGACGATGCTGCATATATACTTTATCATCTTCTTAGG AATACCAACAACAACTACCATTCCGATTTCAAAGAGGCGAAAGACAGCCTTCGTTCTGCTCTCAGAGCCCAATGCGAGAAAGCAAAACGCTGCATCCTACAATGTCAAAAGAATCAGATAGATTGCCCTGTTATCTGCAAAGAAAGTTACGACGAATTCAACATTTGCGCATCGTAG
- the LOC110384988 gene encoding uncharacterized protein LOC110384988 yields the protein MIAFNKMASNIAIVIACIALSSVTSMPGSAILKKLYEQAAHNHRPILVMVTNIDGHKFKDYLIPKYDKNHLSESVEDVPEVVMVKPKPGNEPNYLPHNDLDPIKSYYSKPKPGYDVNPLIYRPRTEDSEIALMGPKKTSKSPILKELLRFSNNLRCSAKNQCQDSCSDKFSGRTKDSCAKKCEVKYDCEEEKEDSCELGDCYDSNECNDDECQPSTRGIKLESVKAGCTRC from the exons ATGATCGCTTTCAACAAAATGGCGTCTAATATTGCTATTGTCATTGCGTGTATC GCATTAAGCTCAGTAACTTCAATGCCGGGTTCCGCTATTCTGAAAAAGCTCTACGAGCAGGCGGCCCACAATCATAGACCGATCCTTGTGATGGTCACGAATATAGACGGACACAAATTCAAAGACTACCTTATACCGAAATACGACAAGAATCATTTATCTGAATCAGTGGAGGATGTTCCCGAAGTCGTAATG GTGAAGCCAAAACCAGGAAACGAACCGAATTACTTGCCACACAACGACTTGGATCCCATAAAATCTTACTACTCAAAACCAAAACCAGGATACGACGTTAACCCATTGATTTACCGACCGCGTACTGAAGACTCGGAAATCGCTTTAATGGGACCGAAAAAAACATCGAAATCCCCGATCCTGAAGGAGCTTCTGCGATTCTCCAATAACCTCCGATGCAGCGCAAAAAATCAATGCCAGGATTCGTGCTCGGACAAATTTAGCGGAAGGACAAAAGATAGCTGCGCTAAGAAATGCGAAGTGAAATACGATTGTGAAGAAGAGAAGGAAGACTCGTGTGAGCTAGGAGACTGTTATGATTCGAACGAATGCAACGACGACGAATGCCAGCCAAGTACCAGAGGTATTAAACTTGAATCTGTTAAAGCCGGATGTACGAGATGTTAA